GCGTGTCGCCAACTCGGTTTTGCTTGCTCCTTCAGCATCCTTTCCATGCCGCACGAGATCGCCGTCGAGTTCGAGCGGTATGCCCGACGCGACGCTGACCGCGTTCTGGAACGCCGCGTTGCGGCTTGCGTAATGGCCGGCGTTGAAGTCGGCGAACCGGTATAGCGATTTGTCGTAGGAAGCCGGATAGTCAAGCAGATGGGCGATGCCGAAGTACATGCCGCCGCGTCGCGTGAAGACCTCGTCGCGGATCGTGCCCTCGACGGGATAGGGATAATCTTTTTCCGCCGCGTGCGCTTCGGCAAATGCGATGCCCACCTGCATCGGGCCGCCGGTGCGAACCGGGTTTCGGTCGGCAAAGAACGTCTTGCCGAGCGGCGCCAAGCCGATGAAGTCATCGAAGATGTCGCTCAATTCCTTCTCGGTTTTTACGGCGTCGATGCGCTCGCTGTAGCTTTTGCCGTTCGGCGATTTCAGTCGCAGTGCGGTGCGCACCACCAGCCTGGGAACGCCCACGCTCTCTGCCTGCTTGTCGATCTCCCTCCAGGCGATCGCTGGCAGCCCAGGAACGGTCGGATCGGCGCGAAAGCTCGACTCCTGTTCGGTAATGGCGACCACCGAGCAAATGTTGTCTGGCGTGGGAGCGATTTCCAGCGCGACAAATGTTGCAAAAATGTCGGCGGCCCAGCCGTTGCGATCGGCGGCATTCGGCGGCAGCAATCTACTGACCGATGCGCGGCCTTCCGCGGGGCTAACCTCGACCGGCTCCTCGACGCGACGGTCGATCGCGCATCCCGCCAGCACCGCGACGCAGGAAGTCGCGAGCCAAGCCGATATGCGGCGGCGCTTGTATGCCGGGTTCAAAGTATTCGTGGTGTTGGTCGATATGGTGAGGATGGTTCCATGCCTGAGGGTCGTCTCAGGGATCGGGCAAAAGCGATTGCCGCAGCGGCGAAGTCATCCGGACGTAGTTGCGTCGATCTGCTCAAGCAAGCCTCCTGAAAGCGAGCGGCGATTCAGCGAATCCTGAAAAAACATCTGGATTCCCGCGTGCGCGGGAAAGACAAATTTGGGTGTCGAGGCAAGGTGCGGAATGACTGGCGGGGGCGAACGGTATTGCCGAACATAACGACGCAGGGGCAGGGGCGAACGCGATTGCCTCATGATTCGAGACCACTGCCGCTGCGGCGGAAGGATAACAACGCAGAAGCAAGGGACGGATGCGTTTTCCTCTCGGATTGAAGCCGATAAGGGCAGTGCATTGCGCGTCGTCGCTCTGTGCGGCACCTGAAAAATCAATATCCGGTCTTCAAGCGCTGACGGTAAACCGCGAGCACTCTTCGTTCAGTTCGAACGACCCCTCGCGTACCCTGTTCAGCCACTGCGCCGTCTCGAGGCTGCCGCCGAAGCAAAAGAAGTGGGGCTTCACGATC
This sequence is a window from Burkholderiales bacterium. Protein-coding genes within it:
- a CDS encoding DUF1615 domain-containing protein, which gives rise to MSAWLATSCVAVLAGCAIDRRVEEPVEVSPAEGRASVSRLLPPNAADRNGWAADIFATFVALEIAPTPDNICSVVAITEQESSFRADPTVPGLPAIAWREIDKQAESVGVPRLVVRTALRLKSPNGKSYSERIDAVKTEKELSDIFDDFIGLAPLGKTFFADRNPVRTGGPMQVGIAFAEAHAAEKDYPYPVEGTIRDEVFTRRGGMYFGIAHLLDYPASYDKSLYRFADFNAGHYASRNAAFQNAVSVASGIPLELDGDLVRHGKDAEGASKTELATRTLAERLGMGAAAIRRDLERGETQEFENTRLYERAFALADKLKGNPVPRAIVPHIRLQSPKITRKLTTEWFANRVDERRKRCLLRSGAKEVQ